The Candidatus Hydrogenedentota bacterium genome window below encodes:
- a CDS encoding HD domain-containing protein, with amino-acid sequence MIADILTALHFAALKHRDQRRKDAGASPYINHPIEVAELLARVGGVADPAVLIAALLHDTVEDTETTFDEVEALFGAEVRGMVAEVTDDNGLPKAERKRLQIVHAPHLSPGARQIKLADKISNVKALVHTPPAKWSTARRREYVAWCGEVAAGLRGCSPALEALFDAVHAEAEHVLGPAGE; translated from the coding sequence ATGATCGCGGACATTCTCACCGCCCTGCATTTCGCCGCTTTGAAACACCGGGACCAGCGCCGCAAGGACGCCGGGGCCTCGCCCTACATCAACCACCCCATCGAGGTGGCGGAGCTGCTGGCCCGCGTCGGCGGCGTGGCGGATCCCGCGGTCCTCATCGCGGCGCTCCTGCACGACACGGTGGAGGACACGGAAACCACCTTCGACGAGGTGGAGGCGCTGTTCGGCGCGGAGGTGCGGGGCATGGTCGCCGAAGTGACGGACGACAACGGCCTGCCCAAGGCGGAGCGGAAGCGCCTCCAGATCGTCCACGCGCCGCACCTCTCCCCCGGCGCGCGCCAGATCAAGCTGGCGGACAAGATATCGAACGTGAAGGCCCTGGTCCACACCCCGCCCGCCAAATGGTCCACCGCGCGGCGGCGCGAATACGTTGCGTGGTGCGGCGAGGTGGCCGCGGGCCTGCGCGGGTGCAGCCCGGCCCTGGAGGCGCTGTTCGACGCGGTCCACGCCGAGGCGGAACACGTTCTCGGCCCCGCCGGGGAGTAG